ATGTTGAGTGCTGTGGCAGTATTTCACTATGGCATTAGAGCAGCCAGAGTGTTAGTTTATGATTATAATGCCAAGTTCATTTGTATGGCAGGGGAACAGGGTGGAATCTTGATCCCAGTGGGATGACATGACATGGTTCAGCCTGGGGCCTCCAAGCTTTTCGGGAAGCTTGTCTCAGCTGCCCCAGGTCCTCGCTGTGACCCAGTGAAGCCATTTTCTGGATGGGACTTTAAGGGGCCTGGGGtggctccctttccttccctgcagGTTTCTCTGATAAGGAGGAGGTGCCCACCCTGAGGATATTCAGAAAAGCCTGTTgtgtgcagtgggggaggggagaacatAATGCTGGGAGTCCCTCCCGGGCTTATTTCTGTGCTCACAGGCAGCTCTGGAGAATGTCACTTCCAGTCACTGTTCCTCAGTCCTGGCAGCATGGCCCAGGGCCTGAGTTTAACTGTTGTTTCCTCCCTGAAACTGCATCATTGTGTGTGGGTGAGGACAGAACAGCATTCCTTTGCTCCCCACTTGCCTGTGAGGCTCAGCTGGCTTATCTCCCCAGGAAGTGCCAGGGCCAGACCCAGCCTTCTCTAGTTGTCTCCTTGGTAGTGAGTGACGTCTGACTGGGCTCAGGCATGGGGTACTGGGGACCTGTCTGCTCCTGGCCTGGTGATTCTGGATAAGGCCCTACCAGCAGGGGACACCTaggcccctggggagggggccccAAAGGATCATGAGCCACATGGATGGAGTGGGGACCTGGGGCTTAGGGCAGGGCAGCCCTCTGTGCTTGCTACTCAACTCTTAAAGTGATGTCCTGGGTCCACAGGACACTGTCCCCCTTTGTTAACCTTGAGCTACCCATCCCCGCACACAGCGCCGTGAGTGTTCGGACCCACGCCACCTGCCCAGGAGCAGTCGCGCAGTTGGAAGACGGGTCTTGATTGTGCCCGGTCCCCATTCCTCCAGTCAGCGAGCCAGGGGATACACCTCTCCCGCTCTGCCATCCATCCAGCCAGGGCAGGGTCATTGTTGCCAGTTACAAGTGGAAGATACCATCTCACCGTTGGGTTGCATTTCTCAGGTACCCAAGGGCATTCTCGCTGCCTGTTACCGTTTGGGTGCCCCCCACcgcaggttttccttttttttttttttttttttttttttttgttaatttttttttttaacgtttatttttgagacagagacagagcatgaacgggggagggtcagagagagagggagacacagaatctgaaacaggctccaggctccgagcggtcagcacagagcccaacgcggggctcgaactcacggaccgtgagatcatgacctgagccgaagtcggccgctcaaccaactgagccacccaggcgccccaggttttcctcttttctattggGGGTTGGGAGTCATGGTCCTTTTTTATTGGTTTGCAGAAATTCTTAGCATATCTAGTTATTAGAGGTAGCAGATGTCTCCCTTGGTCTGTGGTGTATTTGTCAAGCCAAAGTCCTGTAAGGTGTGTGATGGGGTCCGTGAGCCAGGTGCTCTACCACTGCCGGTGCCCCCGATATGGCCAGAGTCTCAGATCTGTATTCCCTGCTCCCGCCACGGACTCTGGCCAACCACCAAATGACCAGACCAGAAACACGGCACCTTCTCCCCTCCGGCAAACCAATCCCTGCGTCCTGCCATTTGGATTCTTCCCACTTCAGTTCATCCCCACTCTCAGGGCCCTGGTGCAAAGtgcagcccctgcccccccccccccgtaccccTACCTCCCGACGTATAAAATCTGTACCCACTCAGTAGAGGGGACACGTTGCAACTGCAGCTCTGACCTACGTGCGCCTGTTTTTCAATCTGTTGGGCTGCTCTGCAGCTGCCTCTGGGAACCCAGGCTCATGGCCATCAGCCCTGCTCTCTCCACCAGCCATGGCCCTTCACTGGCCCCGAGGGCCCTCCTCAGGGCCCTCGCACATGCTGTTCCCAGAATACTTCCCCTGCAGTTTCCTGGCAACACAGCAGCACCGAGGCCTGGATCTTTCCGCATTTCCCTGTTGGACCAGCATCCACTGTGCGGGGTCGGAGGGGACAGTCCACAGACGGCACTCCACAAACACCGGTCCTTTTCATTCCACCTCCCCTTCACATTCTTTTATTCTCAGGTGGCCTTCTGAGGCCGGGGCAGGGTGGGACAACAGAGATGGAAGCGTAGAAACGGGAGCTTTATTCTCTAATGTGCACACAGCAAATTCCTTATACAATCAAGGAAATGGTTTCTCTTTCAGACATCTGACtcttttatcaaaagaaaatccGGCTTTAGTTCCACTCTGGGCAGAAGTTGTCCTGAGCAGTGTTACTGACCCAAGCGAAAGGCTAATGGGGACAGGGATGGGCACACGCCacggaaccccccccccccaccttgatGCCCAGATGTCCTAGGCCTGTTGGGACAGCTGGGAGGGAGTGCAGCACACAGGAACACCCCAAAAGACACCCgtacctctccccatgtggctaCAGTCAGCCTGGGAAGAGCCAAAGGGACAGGTGAATGGGACACGGCCAGGGCCTCAGTGTTCAGCATCCATGACGTCCAGGTACTTGGCTTCAATGATTCGGGGCAGCAGGTTGTAGCTGCGGGGACAGCGAACAGACCgcaagatgagcactgggtcagAGAGGAGAAGGCGGAGGCTACTCCCCGCAACCCCCCAcggggccaggctgggcccctCTGGCCCACCGCCCACCCTAACCCATTGTCTCCCACCCAGTGGGGTCTCTGCTGCCTCTGCCCGCCGTCCCGTACCGGATGGGGATCATGACGATCATGATGAGGGGGAAGATCATCTTCATGTAGGGCAGGTTGCTCATGCCAAAGGCACAGAGCAGCAGCAGCTGCATGACCTGCAGGCCCGTGAAGTAGTGGATCTTCCGCTGGGGCACCCTCCGGATGTAGTGGGTGGGCGGGTACGAAGTCTGCGGGGCGGCAGGGGCCAGGTGTGGGCAGGTCTGGAACTggacctccctcccccacccctcattctCCAGGCCGGACACTCACCTGGTCCTTGAGCAGCAGGGCCACGCGCTCAAAGAGCTGGTTGCCGTCAATGGAGGTGAGCGCGATGTAGAGGAAGAGGCCGTAGAGCACCGGCTTGGGGATCCActgcagggggaagggcagcagcaggagggagAAGCCCACCAGGATGCTGGCACCCAGCGTAGTCAGCCGTGTCTCCTTCACATTCACGATCCTGTGCGGTCCCAGAGCGCCAGATCACCTCCGGCCCTGGTGTGCGGGGCatgccgccccccacccccgcctcaggTCACACGTGGGGCCCTGGGCTCTTTCACTTCTGGGGCCCTAGTCTCCTGAGCCGTATCCCTTCCTAGGTCACAGGTGGCCCAGGGTTACCCCCACCTCAGGGTCCACATGACTTGCCTACGGCCTCCAGGGACCACTCTCACACTCACGTCTCGTAAATGTGCCCGTTCTCCACACGCTCCTCCACCATGGCCAATGCCCGCACGTGCAGTGGGGAGTGGGGGTAGGCGGCATGGATCCAGGGCAGCCCAAACAGAGACAGCCCACTGTTGATGATGGCGATGAGCAGGAGGTCCCAGTGGTAGGCGGTGCCCTTCACCAGCCTGCAGCGGACAGGGGCACGTGTGGCGGGACACCCGTGGCCCCTCGGAGGGCCGGGCACGCActcgcccctccccacccagtccCGCAAACCTGTTCTCTGGGGCATTAGCCAAGGCAGCCACCAGGTTCTGCTCAATGAAGAAGAGCAAGGAGAGCAGGAAGCCCAGGCCCATGGCACTGGTGACGGCGCCCAGGGACAGGGAGTGCATCTCGGCTACCTCAAACAGGCTCTTGCTGGGGTTGTAGCGGAACTGGCTCACTGCAGCAGGGTACAGGCCCCTGCTCAAGCCTGCAGCCCCGAGGAGCAAGCCCACCCCACCGCGGCCCCTGCCTGAGCCCAACTCACTTTTAATTTCCCGGAAGCCGTAGGAGCAGATGAGGGAGAAGGTGAGCACTGAGATGGGCAAGGCACAGTCTGACAGGATCTCCCTCATGTAGGGGTGCAGGTAGGGGCTGGGGACGCAGGCGGGTGTATGAGCGCAGCCTGGGGGCCGGtgcctccttcccctcaccccgaGGCCCCCCTCACCTCTTCTTGAACTGGTAGAGGGTGTAGCTCAGCCACAGCGTGCCCAGCATGATCAGGAGGCTCAGTACAGCAGTCTCCCGGCCCGGGTGCTCAGTACCAGGGCCACTTACGGAGGTCAACTCCAGGGGGCTCGCCAGGAGGCTGGTGTTGAGGGCGGTGTGGAGGCTGGTGTTGAGGCTGGTGCCGAGGCCCAGCAGGCTCACCATAGAAGTGTTGTCTTCATGGTGGTTCCCAAAGTTGTCATAGTAGTACTTCTGGAAGACTATACAGGCCAGCAGGCCTCAGCCATTGGGGCTctgggagactgaggcccagctTCCTCCTGGATGTGGGGCGGAGGGGgccctgaggggagaaaaggcttctgggggcaggggggaagggaggggactgCCTTTCTCTGTCAGCCAGGTCCCCCTTGACCTGcctgtccaccccccacccccatctctgacAGTGGCTCACGCATGGCCCGGCGCCTCTGATCCTGCCTGAGGCAGCCCGGTCACTCTCCATTACATGGGGCTGCTGCTCTCTGCTAGTCACAGGTCCCCAGAGCACCCTGGACTGTGGCAGTAGCCTCAGCTTGCAGGCTGCTTGGCTGCCCTGGTCACAGCCCACAGGCCCCTGCTCAACTGAGCTCCCCCTGCAGCAGGTAGCCACCAGCTAGACACTCACTTTTAACCATGCCCTTGACAGCATCCAGCATGAACGTGATGGAAATGAACAGGGCAATGATCTCTTCTGTTGACCTGCCAGGGGGTGATAATGCCTCAGCAAATGGGGGTGAGTTGTCAGGGGGCCACAGGGTAGGCTTCCCTGAGCCTCTGCACAGCCCCCCATCCTCCTGCCATGGAGACCAGGGTCGCATGCTTCTCTCCTGGGGCAGTGATATGGTGGGGGCACCCCATCCACTGCAGAGCTACAGGACCTCAGAGGCCAGCATGGAGGCTGACCAAGCTCCCCGGCCTTCGTCGCCCTCCTGCTTGAGGGTCCCAGCAGCTCGGGGAAGGCTCTGTCACCTCTTGAAGAGACTCATGAGCAGGCTGAGGTTGAAGAGGGAATAAAGCGCGAGAAAGAAACTGTTCCACAGGCCCGTCCACGCGTAGAAGGTGTTGAAGTCCAGATCGTAGTCGTCACAGATGCCAGAAATTACTGCAggcagcagggcaggggtgggaggtcagggccaggctggggccaGGGACCGTGGGAACCACCTTCCCACCGGAAGGGCCACTGCACCTTGGATGTAGAGGGCCAGGGGCGCAGTGGTCAGCAGTACCACCAGCGGCTGCCCAGAGAAGAGTGCGTACAAGAGGCCTCCAATGCTCTGCCCTGCTATGGTTTTCTGCACATctgagaagtggggggaggggaggtcaggcAGGTGCCGCAGTGCTCGGCCCCCCGCCACACCCTCACCGGCCTCCAGCCCCTCACCGATGGCCCCGTTCGTGTTCTCATCGTTGAGGGACCCAAAAGCGATGGTAGGCAGGAGGCAGGCAAAGTAGAGGAACAGGGTGGTGGTGATGTATTTGCCCACAGCCTTATTTTTGCCGATAATGCCTGGGAATGGGACAGGACAGAAAGTGTGTTGGGGATGCAAGACAGGCACATGTGTCGTCCTGGGACCTAAGCCGTAGGCTGAGCTCTCGGGGGGACGACAGGGCCACCTACCGTCAGTGAAGTCCAGTGGGTACACAGGGAATCTGCGGGCAATGTCCTCCCGGATGCCCTTCCCCATAGGGAGAAAGTCCTTGTGCTTCGGGGGCTGGGCAAGAGGACAGATGTCCGTCAGCCCTGAGGCCCATGGCCCATGCCACAGGCCACTCGCCcacaccctcctctcccctgtACCTGTGGGGATTTGTGTATGCTGATGGAGTTCATGTAACCCTTTGTCTCGATGGATGAACGCTGCCTCTCCATGGTGAGCAGCTGTCTCTGATGCACCAGAGCCTCCTTGAATTCTTCCTCCGTGCGGGTGTTCAGGAGCTTCTGGCGGAAGGTGATGTCCAAGAACATGGTGGCGAATGTGCGCCCCACCTCAGCTGCAGTCTTGGTGCTTTTCTGGGGGCAGAGGACAGGAGAATCACATCTGCAGCTCGAGAGTGGGGGGCACCCTGCCCTGCCCATCACTGACAGTCCAAAGCATGTGGCAAGTGCCCCCCACTGTGAGCTGGCAGCAAGTTTTGTCCCCCAAAGGTCAAGTGTTAGCGGACTCTACCATGATTCCCACCAGGTCAGCAGATCACTAGAACCACAGGCAGTCTCAGAACTTCCTTAAAAAACTcatgagtggggcgcctgggcagctcggtcggttaagcgtctgacttcggctcaggtcatgatctcgcggtttgtgagttcgagccccgcatcgggctctgtgctgacagctcaaagcctggagcctgcttcagattctgtgtctccctctctctctctacctctcccccgctcatgctctgtctctctctctccttcaaaaataaataaaaacattaaaaaaaaaaaaaaactcatgagttatggggcacctgggcggctcagttaagcgtccgacttcggctcaggtcatgatctcgcggtttgtgagttcaagccccgcatcgggctctgtgctgacagctcaaagcctggagcctgctttggactctgtgtctccctctctctctctacctctcccctgctcaggctctgtctctcaataaataaacattaaaaaaattaaaaacaaaaacctcatgaGTTCTTATAAACTGAGGTAGTGGTATTGTCCCAAGGAACACGAATCTGTATAATTGTGGATGATGAAATCACAGTGATGGAGAAGAACGTTCACCCAGCTCCGTTTCACTAGTGGTATTCGTACAGTCTGCAGGTATCTATGTACGTACGTATGTATGCAGGTTCGATGcccagcgcaaagcccaatgtgtggcttaaACTCCCAACCTTGAGATCGacacctgagctgacatcaagagttggacacttaaccaactgagccacccaggtgcctctggtttATTTGATTTTCAGAGGGGCTCCAGGTCTGTCAAGCCTTCCCCTTTCCTGACTAAAGTCAACTTTGTCCCCGAACTTAGGGTCCAGCCTCTACCATGGCAACCTGTCCCCTGAGAGCAGTATCTGCCCCTTCAGGCTGCCCCAAAGCAGTAGTCCCAGGGCTGACCAGCCCACACTCTGCTCCCGTTAGCTTTAGAACAGTCTCGTTCTCCCGAGGAGGAGCCAGGCGTCGGGCTGGTTGGCCTGTCACGAGGCACCAGTCTAGCCGCTCAGCCCTGGGGATACTGTCTCTTCCACTGCTCTGGCCACCTGGCCAGCTGTTGCCCTCTCTGACCCATGAGCTGCCCACTTCCCTaaattctcttcccctctca
This sequence is a window from Lynx canadensis isolate LIC74 chromosome A3, mLynCan4.pri.v2, whole genome shotgun sequence. Protein-coding genes within it:
- the SLC4A11 gene encoding sodium bicarbonate transporter-like protein 11 isoform X4, translating into MPRKPVRRTWGMRPSTRSPPPLCLARASVFLSTSTWRCSPPRLYLKLKNFEEEVRAHRDLDGFLARASIILNETATSLDDVLRAMLSRLAHDPHNTEPDCNLRLFMAMLFTDAGAPMEGKAHLLSDTIQGVTATATGVQYQQSWICIICTSKALQKRHVCISRLVRPQNWGENSCEVRFVILVLAPPKMKSTKTAAEVGRTFATMFLDITFRQKLLNTRTEEEFKEALVHQRQLLTMERQRSSIETKGYMNSISIHKSPQPPKHKDFLPMGKGIREDIARRFPVYPLDFTDGIIGKNKAVGKYITTTLFLYFACLLPTIAFGSLNDENTNGAIDVQKTIAGQSIGGLLYALFSGQPLVVLLTTAPLALYIQVISGICDDYDLDFNTFYAWTGLWNSFFLALYSLFNLSLLMSLFKRSTEEIIALFISITFMLDAVKGMVKIFQKYYYDNFGNHHEDNTSMVSLLGLGTSLNTSLHTALNTSLLASPLELTSVSGPGTEHPGRETAVLSLLIMLGTLWLSYTLYQFKKSPYLHPYMREILSDCALPISVLTFSLICSYGFREIKMSQFRYNPSKSLFEVAEMHSLSLGAVTSAMGLGFLLSLLFFIEQNLVAALANAPENRLVKGTAYHWDLLLIAIINSGLSLFGLPWIHAAYPHSPLHVRALAMVEERVENGHIYETIVNVKETRLTTLGASILVGFSLLLLPFPLQWIPKPVLYGLFLYIALTSIDGNQLFERVALLLKDQTSYPPTHYIRRVPQRKIHYFTGLQVMQLLLLCAFGMSNLPYMKMIFPLIMIVMIPIRYNLLPRIIEAKYLDVMDAEH
- the SLC4A11 gene encoding sodium bicarbonate transporter-like protein 11 isoform X1, encoding MAAATRRLYHLQPCESSSEMSQNGFVEDVVGYLKCDMDDASETREENLGDEAFDTVTSSIVSGESIRFFVNVNLEVQPAQAAESESPGGCGLLHTSRKYLKLKNFEEEVRAHRDLDGFLARASIILNETATSLDDVLRAMLSRLAHDPHNTEPDCNLRLFMAMLFTDAGAPMEGKAHLLSDTIQGVTATATGVQYQQSWICIICTSKALQKRHVCISRLVRPQNWGENSCEVRFVILVLAPPKMKSTKTAAEVGRTFATMFLDITFRQKLLNTRTEEEFKEALVHQRQLLTMERQRSSIETKGYMNSISIHKSPQPPKHKDFLPMGKGIREDIARRFPVYPLDFTDGIIGKNKAVGKYITTTLFLYFACLLPTIAFGSLNDENTNGAIDVQKTIAGQSIGGLLYALFSGQPLVVLLTTAPLALYIQVISGICDDYDLDFNTFYAWTGLWNSFFLALYSLFNLSLLMSLFKRSTEEIIALFISITFMLDAVKGMVKIFQKYYYDNFGNHHEDNTSMVSLLGLGTSLNTSLHTALNTSLLASPLELTSVSGPGTEHPGRETAVLSLLIMLGTLWLSYTLYQFKKSPYLHPYMREILSDCALPISVLTFSLICSYGFREIKMSQFRYNPSKSLFEVAEMHSLSLGAVTSAMGLGFLLSLLFFIEQNLVAALANAPENRLVKGTAYHWDLLLIAIINSGLSLFGLPWIHAAYPHSPLHVRALAMVEERVENGHIYETIVNVKETRLTTLGASILVGFSLLLLPFPLQWIPKPVLYGLFLYIALTSIDGNQLFERVALLLKDQTSYPPTHYIRRVPQRKIHYFTGLQVMQLLLLCAFGMSNLPYMKMIFPLIMIVMIPIRYNLLPRIIEAKYLDVMDAEH
- the SLC4A11 gene encoding sodium bicarbonate transporter-like protein 11 isoform X5 translates to MSQNGFVEDVVAESESPGGCGLLHTSRKYLKLKNFEEEVRAHRDLDGFLARASIILNETATSLDDVLRAMLSRLAHDPHNTEPDCNLRLFMAMLFTDAGAPMEGKAHLLSDTIQGVTATATGVQYQQSWICIICTSKALQKRHVCISRLVRPQNWGENSCEVRFVILVLAPPKMKSTKTAAEVGRTFATMFLDITFRQKLLNTRTEEEFKEALVHQRQLLTMERQRSSIETKGYMNSISIHKSPQPPKHKDFLPMGKGIREDIARRFPVYPLDFTDGIIGKNKAVGKYITTTLFLYFACLLPTIAFGSLNDENTNGAIDVQKTIAGQSIGGLLYALFSGQPLVVLLTTAPLALYIQVISGICDDYDLDFNTFYAWTGLWNSFFLALYSLFNLSLLMSLFKRSTEEIIALFISITFMLDAVKGMVKIFQKYYYDNFGNHHEDNTSMVSLLGLGTSLNTSLHTALNTSLLASPLELTSVSGPGTEHPGRETAVLSLLIMLGTLWLSYTLYQFKKSPYLHPYMREILSDCALPISVLTFSLICSYGFREIKMSQFRYNPSKSLFEVAEMHSLSLGAVTSAMGLGFLLSLLFFIEQNLVAALANAPENRLVKGTAYHWDLLLIAIINSGLSLFGLPWIHAAYPHSPLHVRALAMVEERVENGHIYETIVNVKETRLTTLGASILVGFSLLLLPFPLQWIPKPVLYGLFLYIALTSIDGNQLFERVALLLKDQTSYPPTHYIRRVPQRKIHYFTGLQVMQLLLLCAFGMSNLPYMKMIFPLIMIVMIPIRYNLLPRIIEAKYLDVMDAEH
- the SLC4A11 gene encoding sodium bicarbonate transporter-like protein 11 isoform X2, whose product is MSQNGFVEDVVGYLKCDMDDASETREENLGDEAFDTVTSSIVSGESIRFFVNVNLEVQPAQAAESESPGGCGLLHTSRKYLKLKNFEEEVRAHRDLDGFLARASIILNETATSLDDVLRAMLSRLAHDPHNTEPDCNLRLFMAMLFTDAGAPMEGKAHLLSDTIQGVTATATGVQYQQSWICIICTSKALQKRHVCISRLVRPQNWGENSCEVRFVILVLAPPKMKSTKTAAEVGRTFATMFLDITFRQKLLNTRTEEEFKEALVHQRQLLTMERQRSSIETKGYMNSISIHKSPQPPKHKDFLPMGKGIREDIARRFPVYPLDFTDGIIGKNKAVGKYITTTLFLYFACLLPTIAFGSLNDENTNGAIDVQKTIAGQSIGGLLYALFSGQPLVVLLTTAPLALYIQVISGICDDYDLDFNTFYAWTGLWNSFFLALYSLFNLSLLMSLFKRSTEEIIALFISITFMLDAVKGMVKIFQKYYYDNFGNHHEDNTSMVSLLGLGTSLNTSLHTALNTSLLASPLELTSVSGPGTEHPGRETAVLSLLIMLGTLWLSYTLYQFKKSPYLHPYMREILSDCALPISVLTFSLICSYGFREIKMSQFRYNPSKSLFEVAEMHSLSLGAVTSAMGLGFLLSLLFFIEQNLVAALANAPENRLVKGTAYHWDLLLIAIINSGLSLFGLPWIHAAYPHSPLHVRALAMVEERVENGHIYETIVNVKETRLTTLGASILVGFSLLLLPFPLQWIPKPVLYGLFLYIALTSIDGNQLFERVALLLKDQTSYPPTHYIRRVPQRKIHYFTGLQVMQLLLLCAFGMSNLPYMKMIFPLIMIVMIPIRYNLLPRIIEAKYLDVMDAEH
- the SLC4A11 gene encoding sodium bicarbonate transporter-like protein 11 isoform X3, which codes for MAAATRRLYHLQPCESSSEMSQNGFVEDVVAESESPGGCGLLHTSRKYLKLKNFEEEVRAHRDLDGFLARASIILNETATSLDDVLRAMLSRLAHDPHNTEPDCNLRLFMAMLFTDAGAPMEGKAHLLSDTIQGVTATATGVQYQQSWICIICTSKALQKRHVCISRLVRPQNWGENSCEVRFVILVLAPPKMKSTKTAAEVGRTFATMFLDITFRQKLLNTRTEEEFKEALVHQRQLLTMERQRSSIETKGYMNSISIHKSPQPPKHKDFLPMGKGIREDIARRFPVYPLDFTDGIIGKNKAVGKYITTTLFLYFACLLPTIAFGSLNDENTNGAIDVQKTIAGQSIGGLLYALFSGQPLVVLLTTAPLALYIQVISGICDDYDLDFNTFYAWTGLWNSFFLALYSLFNLSLLMSLFKRSTEEIIALFISITFMLDAVKGMVKIFQKYYYDNFGNHHEDNTSMVSLLGLGTSLNTSLHTALNTSLLASPLELTSVSGPGTEHPGRETAVLSLLIMLGTLWLSYTLYQFKKSPYLHPYMREILSDCALPISVLTFSLICSYGFREIKMSQFRYNPSKSLFEVAEMHSLSLGAVTSAMGLGFLLSLLFFIEQNLVAALANAPENRLVKGTAYHWDLLLIAIINSGLSLFGLPWIHAAYPHSPLHVRALAMVEERVENGHIYETIVNVKETRLTTLGASILVGFSLLLLPFPLQWIPKPVLYGLFLYIALTSIDGNQLFERVALLLKDQTSYPPTHYIRRVPQRKIHYFTGLQVMQLLLLCAFGMSNLPYMKMIFPLIMIVMIPIRYNLLPRIIEAKYLDVMDAEH